CGTGGAACTCGGCATCTTCTCGGTCATGTGGAGCGAACACTGCTCCTACAAGTCGAGCCGGCTGCATTTGAAGAAGCTGCCGACCGAGGCGCCTTGGGTGATCTGCGGCCCGGGCGAGAATGCCGGCGTGATCGACATCGGCGACGGGCAGGCGGCCATCTTCAAGATGGAGAGCCACAACCACCCGAGCTACATCGAACCCTACCAGGGCGCGGCGACGGGCGTGGGCGGCATCCTGCGCGACGTCTTCACCATGGGCGCGCGGCCAGTGGCGAACGCCAACGCGCTGCGCTTCGGTCAGCCCGACCATCCCAAGATGAAGCACTTGGTGCAGGGCGTGGTCGCGGGCATCGGCGGATACGGCAACTGCGTGGGCGTGCCGACAGTGTGCGGGGAGACCAACTTCCATCCCGCCTATAACGGCAACATCCTCGTCAATGCGATGACCGTGGGCGTCGCGGACGCGGACCGGATCTTTTATTCGGCGGCCACGGGCGTCGGCAATCCGATCGTCTATGTCGGGTCCAAGACCGGGCGCGACGGCATCCATGGCGCCACCATGGCGAGCGCCGATTTCGGCGAGGACGCGGAAGAAAAGCGCCCCACCGTGCAGGTGGGCGATCCGTTCACGGAGAAGCTGCTGATCGAAGCCTGCCTCGAACTGATGGCGACCGACGCGATCGTCGCGATCCAAGACATGGGCGCGGCGGGCCTCACCAGTTCCAGCGTGGAAATGGCGACCAACGGCAAGGCCGGCATCCGGCTCGACATGAACAAGGTGCCCTGCCGCGAAGAGGGCATGACGCCCTACGAGATGATGCTGAGCGAGAGCCAGGAGCGGATGCTCATGGTGCTGAAGCCGGGCAAGGAAGCCATGGCCGAAGCGATCTTCCAGAAGTGGGAACTCGATTTCGCAGTCATCGGCGAAGTCACCGACACGCGCCACATGGTCCTCGAATTCGACGGCGAAGTGGTGTGCGACATCCCGCTCGGCCCGCTTGCCGCGGACGCGCCGGAATACGACCGGCCGTATCTCTCCTTGGAGGAATACACCGAATGGGCCGGCATCGCGCCCATGACCGACCGGCCGGACTCGCAGGACGTGGGGGCGGACCTTGTGCAGCTTCTCGCCAGTCCCGACCTCGCCTCGCGTCGCTGGATCAGCGAACAGTATGACAGCCAGGTCGGCGCGGACACTCTCCAGACCGGCGGGGATGCCGGCGTGGTCCGGGTCCACGGCACGAAAAAGGCATTGGCGATCAGCACCGATTGCACCCCGCGCTACGTCCATGCGAACCCGCGCGAAGGCGGGAAGCAGGCGATTGCGGAGGCTTATCGCAACCTCTGCGCGGTCGGCGCGCGGCCGCTGGCGGTCACCAACTGCCTCAACTTCGCCAACCCGCAGCGGCCCGAGATCATGGCGCAGTTCGTCCACGCGCTCGACGGGATGGGCGCCGCCTGCCGCGCGCTCGACTTCCCGATCGTCAGCGGCAACGTCTCGCTCTACAACGAATCGAAGGCCACCGGCGGCGGCTCCGCTATCCTGCCGACCCCGGCCATCGGCGGCGTGGGGCTGATCGAGGACTACGATCGCATGATGACCATGCCCTTCAAGGCGGAAGGGGATGCGATCTACCTCATCTGGCCGGAAGAATGGGCGACGCCCGATCCGGAACGCTCGCATCTGGGCAAGTCGCTCTGGTTGCGCGAGATCCACGGCCGCGACGAGGGCCGCGCACCGCCGGTCGACCTCACGTTGGAAAAGGCGGCGGGCGAGATCGTGCGCCAACTGATCGAAGACGGCCTGATCAACGCGGCGCACGACGTGTCCGACGGCGGCATCGCGGTCGCGCTGGCGGAAATGGCGATGGCGAGCGGGCTCGGCGCAGAGGTCGAGGCAAATCCGGACTACTCGCAGGCGCAGTGGTGGTTCGGCGAGGACCAGGGCCGCTACCTCGTCAC
This genomic interval from Qipengyuania sp. JC766 contains the following:
- the purL gene encoding phosphoribosylformylglycinamidine synthase subunit PurL, whose translation is MSGITPEIVEQHGLSIEEYERVLNALGREPNLVELGIFSVMWSEHCSYKSSRLHLKKLPTEAPWVICGPGENAGVIDIGDGQAAIFKMESHNHPSYIEPYQGAATGVGGILRDVFTMGARPVANANALRFGQPDHPKMKHLVQGVVAGIGGYGNCVGVPTVCGETNFHPAYNGNILVNAMTVGVADADRIFYSAATGVGNPIVYVGSKTGRDGIHGATMASADFGEDAEEKRPTVQVGDPFTEKLLIEACLELMATDAIVAIQDMGAAGLTSSSVEMATNGKAGIRLDMNKVPCREEGMTPYEMMLSESQERMLMVLKPGKEAMAEAIFQKWELDFAVIGEVTDTRHMVLEFDGEVVCDIPLGPLAADAPEYDRPYLSLEEYTEWAGIAPMTDRPDSQDVGADLVQLLASPDLASRRWISEQYDSQVGADTLQTGGDAGVVRVHGTKKALAISTDCTPRYVHANPREGGKQAIAEAYRNLCAVGARPLAVTNCLNFANPQRPEIMAQFVHALDGMGAACRALDFPIVSGNVSLYNESKATGGGSAILPTPAIGGVGLIEDYDRMMTMPFKAEGDAIYLIWPEEWATPDPERSHLGKSLWLREIHGRDEGRAPPVDLTLEKAAGEIVRQLIEDGLINAAHDVSDGGIAVALAEMAMASGLGAEVEANPDYSQAQWWFGEDQGRYLVTVPDTDALNRVLAEGTQDENHARVGFRRLGRVGGETLFGKTVTEMREAHRSFFEGWMEA